A region of Streptomyces sp. WMMC500 DNA encodes the following proteins:
- a CDS encoding phosphoribosyltransferase family protein, which yields MRFQDRNEAGRELARRLRDGRPGAGPAAGPPPAAVVLGLPRGGVPVAYEVARALGAPLDVLLVRKIGHPRHPEYGLGAVAGDAPPLYDPDALAGAGLTEDDLAPAAERERAELRRREAVYRGGRPAPALAGRWAVVVDDGLATGATARAALRAARAAGPARLTLAVPVASPGGLRTVRSEADDVTCLHTPGEFGAVGLWYDDFEQLTDADVLELLGTG from the coding sequence ATGCGCTTCCAGGACCGTAACGAGGCGGGCCGCGAGCTCGCCCGGCGGCTGCGGGACGGCCGGCCCGGCGCCGGCCCCGCCGCCGGCCCGCCGCCCGCCGCCGTGGTGCTCGGGCTGCCGCGCGGCGGCGTGCCCGTCGCGTACGAGGTCGCCCGCGCCCTCGGCGCCCCGCTCGACGTGCTGCTGGTCCGCAAGATCGGCCACCCGCGCCACCCCGAGTACGGTCTCGGCGCGGTGGCCGGCGACGCCCCGCCGCTCTACGACCCCGACGCTCTCGCCGGCGCCGGGCTCACCGAGGACGACCTCGCGCCCGCCGCCGAGCGGGAGCGCGCCGAGCTGCGCCGCCGCGAGGCGGTCTACCGGGGCGGCCGGCCGGCGCCCGCGCTCGCCGGGCGCTGGGCCGTCGTCGTGGACGACGGGCTCGCCACCGGCGCGACCGCCCGCGCGGCGCTGCGCGCGGCCCGGGCGGCGGGACCCGCCCGGCTCACGCTCGCCGTGCCCGTGGCCTCGCCGGGCGGGCTGCGGACGGTACGGAGCGAGGCGGACGACGTGACGTGTCTGCACACGCCGGGGGAGTTCGGGGCGGTCGGGCTCTGGTACGACGACTTCGAGCAACTTACGGATGCCGATGTGCTCGAACTGCTCGGTACTGGCTGA
- a CDS encoding alpha-galactosidase, giving the protein MVEVGGNGRIWLLSGPHSSYALRLNRHDELLHLHWGPRLTLADAEALAAERPPRTRSFESRLDGREEYPVEGGPRFVRPALAVRTADGAPGPGGRGSEWEFRDAETTDDVLRLTFHDPVHRLALTLHYRMRAGADVLERWATAAHEGGPGDPALDLLRLDSAAWTLPRADRRRLSHLHGRWAAESVLARAELTPGETVLGSGRGHTSHRHLPWIALDDGTAGEEHGEVYGCALAWSGSWRIAVQQLPDGVVQAVGGAGHDDSGLVRLAPGESYTAPVFAGLYTAGGFGAASRAWHAWQLAHVVPDAHIPRPVLYNSWEATKFDVELGHQRELARRAAAMGVELFVVDDGWFGARTHDRAGLGDWTPNPDRFPDGLKPLADEVHALGMHFGIWVEPEMVNPDSDLYRAHPDWVHHRPGRRRTEFRHQLVLDLGRPEVRAHLWQQLDELLRSAPIDYVKWDFNRSLTEPGAHADPSVPHVQGLYDLLDRLRAAHPHVAFESCSGGGGRIDLGILSRTDQVWTSDNTDPLDRLPIQHGIGQIHPARVTAAWVTDSPNVQMQDRASSLRYRFVSAMAGVLGVGGDLAHWSDEELAEAGRWVELYKRIRPAVQLGRLHRLREPQEGLSAVQYVLGDDPGRADEVVVLAWLQAQRYNEPLPPLRLAALDTAAEYEVLAGGAPGEVLRGAVLAHRGLHTGLAGDLDATVVHLRRR; this is encoded by the coding sequence ATGGTCGAGGTCGGTGGGAACGGTCGGATCTGGCTGCTGTCGGGCCCGCACAGCAGCTACGCCCTGCGGCTGAACCGCCACGACGAGCTGCTGCACCTCCACTGGGGACCCCGGCTCACCCTCGCCGACGCGGAAGCGCTGGCCGCCGAACGGCCACCGCGCACCCGGTCCTTCGAATCACGGCTCGACGGCCGCGAGGAGTACCCCGTCGAGGGCGGCCCCCGCTTCGTCCGGCCCGCGCTCGCCGTACGCACCGCGGACGGCGCCCCCGGACCCGGCGGCCGGGGCAGCGAGTGGGAGTTCCGCGACGCCGAGACCACGGACGACGTGCTGCGGCTCACCTTCCACGACCCCGTGCACCGCCTCGCCCTCACCCTGCACTACCGCATGCGCGCCGGCGCCGACGTGCTGGAGCGCTGGGCCACCGCCGCCCACGAGGGCGGCCCCGGCGACCCCGCGCTGGACCTGCTGCGGCTCGACTCCGCGGCCTGGACCCTGCCCCGCGCCGACCGCCGCAGGCTCTCCCACCTGCACGGCCGCTGGGCAGCCGAGAGCGTGCTCGCACGCGCGGAGCTGACCCCCGGCGAGACCGTCCTCGGAAGCGGCCGCGGCCACACCTCGCACCGCCACCTGCCCTGGATCGCCCTCGACGACGGCACCGCGGGCGAGGAGCACGGCGAGGTCTACGGCTGCGCGCTGGCCTGGTCCGGATCCTGGCGCATCGCCGTGCAGCAGCTCCCCGACGGGGTCGTGCAGGCCGTCGGCGGCGCCGGGCACGACGACTCCGGACTGGTCCGGCTCGCGCCCGGCGAGTCGTACACCGCGCCCGTCTTCGCCGGGCTCTACACCGCCGGCGGCTTCGGCGCCGCGTCCCGCGCCTGGCACGCCTGGCAGCTCGCGCACGTCGTACCGGACGCGCACATCCCCCGGCCCGTCCTCTACAACTCGTGGGAGGCCACCAAGTTCGACGTCGAGCTGGGCCACCAGCGCGAGCTGGCGCGGCGGGCCGCGGCGATGGGCGTGGAGCTGTTCGTGGTCGACGACGGCTGGTTCGGCGCGCGTACCCACGACAGGGCCGGGCTCGGCGACTGGACGCCCAACCCCGACCGCTTCCCCGACGGCCTGAAGCCGCTCGCGGACGAAGTCCACGCCCTCGGCATGCACTTCGGCATCTGGGTCGAGCCGGAGATGGTCAACCCCGACAGCGACCTCTACCGCGCCCACCCCGACTGGGTGCACCACCGGCCGGGCCGCCGGCGCACCGAGTTCCGCCACCAGCTCGTGCTGGACCTCGGCCGGCCCGAGGTCCGGGCACATCTGTGGCAGCAGCTCGACGAGCTGCTGCGCTCCGCGCCCATCGACTACGTCAAGTGGGACTTCAACCGCTCCCTCACCGAGCCGGGCGCGCACGCCGACCCCTCCGTCCCGCACGTGCAGGGGCTGTACGACCTGCTGGACCGGCTGCGCGCCGCGCACCCGCACGTCGCCTTCGAGTCGTGCTCCGGCGGGGGCGGCCGGATCGACCTCGGCATCCTGTCCCGCACGGACCAGGTGTGGACCTCCGACAACACCGATCCGCTCGACCGGCTGCCCATCCAGCACGGCATCGGCCAGATCCACCCCGCCCGGGTCACGGCCGCCTGGGTCACCGACAGCCCCAATGTGCAGATGCAGGACCGCGCCAGCAGCCTGCGCTACCGCTTCGTCAGCGCCATGGCCGGCGTGCTCGGCGTCGGCGGGGACCTCGCGCACTGGTCGGACGAGGAGCTGGCCGAGGCCGGGCGCTGGGTGGAGCTGTACAAGCGGATCCGCCCCGCCGTCCAGCTCGGCCGGCTCCACCGGCTGCGTGAGCCGCAGGAGGGCCTGAGCGCCGTGCAGTACGTCCTCGGCGACGACCCCGGCCGCGCCGACGAGGTCGTCGTCCTGGCCTGGCTGCAGGCGCAGCGCTACAACGAGCCGCTGCCGCCGCTGCGCCTCGCCGCGCTCGACACCGCCGCCGAGTACGAGGTGCTGGCCGGCGGCGCGCCCGGCGAGGTGCTGCGCGGCGCGGTGCTCGCGCACCGGGGGCTGCACACGGGGCTGGCCGGCGATCTCGACGCCACCGTGGTGCACCTGCGCCGCCGCTGA
- a CDS encoding tyrosine-protein phosphatase has protein sequence MTQTTEPELTGVRNFRDVGGLPAAGGAQTRHGRLYRSGHLAHATAEDTVFLGSLGLHTVFDFRNAADIRLDGPDVDLPGVRNVNLPLNDPAEGKEFWKLVRDGDIPTLRSLLGDGRAAARMEYSYRDIILNRNAEHSRVLHSLADGGTPALLHCAAGKDRAGLTIALALLAVGVEREAIETDYLESNAQHRRYRVQRGEGAQGGTSPEVMELLSPLFDARASYLGAAFATIAERWGTVERYFREALDLSDATRERLRAHLLTV, from the coding sequence ATGACGCAGACCACCGAGCCTGAGCTGACCGGTGTCCGCAACTTCCGCGACGTCGGCGGTCTGCCCGCCGCCGGCGGCGCGCAGACCCGGCACGGCCGGCTCTACCGCAGCGGGCACCTGGCCCACGCCACCGCCGAGGACACCGTCTTCCTCGGCTCGCTCGGCCTGCACACGGTCTTCGACTTCCGCAACGCCGCCGACATCCGCCTGGACGGCCCCGACGTCGACCTGCCGGGCGTACGGAACGTCAACCTGCCGCTCAACGACCCCGCGGAGGGCAAGGAGTTCTGGAAGCTGGTCCGCGACGGCGACATACCGACGCTCCGCTCGCTGCTCGGCGACGGCCGCGCGGCGGCCCGCATGGAGTACTCGTACCGGGACATAATCCTCAACCGCAACGCCGAGCACTCCAGGGTCCTCCACTCGCTGGCCGACGGCGGCACGCCCGCCCTGCTGCACTGCGCGGCGGGTAAGGACCGGGCCGGGCTGACCATCGCGCTCGCGCTGCTGGCCGTGGGGGTCGAGCGGGAGGCGATCGAGACGGACTACCTGGAGTCCAACGCGCAGCACCGCCGCTACCGGGTCCAGCGCGGCGAGGGGGCGCAGGGCGGCACGTCGCCGGAGGTGATGGAGCTGCTCAGCCCGCTGTTCGACGCCCGGGCGAGCTACCTCGGCGCGGCCTTCGCCACGATCGCCGAACGCTGGGGCACCGTCGAGCGCTACTTCCGCGAGGCCCTCGACCTGAGCGACGCGACCCGCGAGCGCCTGCGCGCCCACCTGCTGACCGTCTGA
- a CDS encoding aspartate aminotransferase family protein, translated as MSFDIGALLAERGGERYDLHARHLNHQLPRMLHTLGFDKTYVRGQGAYFYDEEGRDYLDLLAGFGVMGLGRNHPVVRRALHDVLDLDLPDLTRFDCQPLPGLLAEKLLGYAPHLDRVFFSNSGTEAVETALKFARYATGKPRVLYCDQAFHGLTTGSLSVNGVEAFRAGFAPLLPDTAVPLGDLDALERELRAGDVAALVVEPIQGKGVHAPPPGYLRAARELLHEHGGLLVADEVQTGMGRTGAFFAYEHEEGAEPDLVCLAKALSGGYVPVGATLGREWIFKKVYSSMDRVLVHSASFGTNAPAMAAGLATLHVLEDQRLVENARRTGDLLRTGLADLVDRYELLHDVRGRGLMVGIEFGKPASLKLRGRWTLLQAARKGLFAQLIVVPLLQRHRILTQVSGDRQEVIKLLPPLVIGEAEVRRFLDAFTSVMDEAHAGGGLIWEFGRTLAKQAVSAR; from the coding sequence ATGAGCTTCGACATCGGGGCGCTGCTGGCCGAGCGCGGGGGAGAGCGCTACGACCTGCACGCCCGGCACCTCAACCACCAACTGCCGCGGATGCTGCACACGCTGGGCTTCGACAAGACGTACGTCCGCGGTCAGGGAGCGTACTTCTACGACGAGGAGGGCCGGGACTACCTCGACCTCCTCGCCGGCTTCGGCGTCATGGGCCTCGGCCGCAACCATCCCGTGGTCCGCAGGGCCCTGCACGACGTGCTCGACCTGGACCTCCCCGACCTCACCCGCTTCGACTGCCAGCCGCTGCCCGGGCTGCTGGCGGAGAAGCTGCTCGGCTACGCGCCGCACCTGGACCGGGTGTTCTTCTCCAACAGCGGCACCGAGGCCGTCGAGACCGCGCTGAAGTTCGCCCGCTACGCCACCGGGAAGCCGCGCGTCCTCTACTGCGACCAGGCGTTCCACGGGCTGACCACCGGCTCGCTGTCGGTCAACGGCGTCGAGGCGTTCCGCGCCGGCTTCGCGCCGCTGCTGCCGGACACCGCGGTCCCGCTCGGCGACCTCGACGCGCTGGAGCGGGAGCTGCGCGCCGGGGACGTCGCGGCGCTCGTGGTCGAGCCGATCCAGGGCAAGGGCGTGCACGCGCCGCCGCCCGGGTACCTGCGCGCGGCGCGGGAGTTGCTGCACGAGCACGGCGGGCTGCTCGTCGCCGACGAGGTGCAGACGGGCATGGGGCGCACCGGCGCGTTCTTCGCCTACGAGCACGAGGAGGGCGCCGAGCCCGACCTCGTGTGCCTCGCCAAGGCGCTCTCCGGCGGGTACGTGCCCGTCGGGGCCACCCTCGGCCGGGAGTGGATCTTCAAGAAGGTCTACTCCTCCATGGACCGCGTGCTGGTGCACTCGGCGAGCTTCGGCACCAACGCGCCGGCGATGGCCGCCGGGCTTGCCACCCTGCACGTCCTGGAGGACCAGCGGCTCGTCGAGAACGCGCGGCGCACCGGTGACCTGCTGCGCACCGGGCTCGCGGACTTGGTCGACAGGTACGAACTGCTGCACGACGTGCGCGGGCGGGGGCTGATGGTCGGCATCGAGTTCGGCAAGCCCGCGTCGCTGAAGCTGCGCGGGCGCTGGACGCTGCTCCAGGCCGCCCGCAAGGGGCTGTTCGCGCAGTTGATCGTGGTTCCGCTGCTGCAGCGCCACCGCATCCTCACCCAGGTCTCCGGCGACCGGCAGGAGGTCATCAAGCTCCTGCCGCCGCTGGTGATCGGGGAGGCGGAGGTGCGGCGGTTCCTGGACGCGTTCACGTCGGTGATGGACGAGGCGCACGCGGGCGGGGGACTCATCTGGGAGTTCGGCCGCACCCTGGCCAAGCAGGCGGTCTCCGCCCGCTGA
- the dxs gene encoding 1-deoxy-D-xylulose-5-phosphate synthase, which yields MALLESIGGPRDLKSLAPERLGELAGEIREFLIHAVARTGGHLGPNLGVVELTLALHRVFDSPADRILWDTGHQSYVHKLLTGRQDFSGLRGKGGLSGYPSRAESAHDVIENSHASTVLGWADGLAKASELRGSGDHVVAVIGDGALTGGMAWEALNNIAAARDRPLVIVVNDNERSYSPTIGGLADHLATLRTTDGYERFLSWGKDLLDRTPVVGKPLYDSLHGAKKGFKDAFAPQGMFEDLGLKYVGPVDGHDIAAVESALRRAKRFRGPVLVHCLTEKGRGYQPALDDEADHFHTVGVMDPFTCEPVAPPSAPSWTSVFSDELVRIGAERDDVVAITAAMLHPTGLAAFAAAYPGRTWDVGIAEQHAAVSAAGLATGGLHPVVAVYATFLNRAFDQVLMDVALHRCGVTFVLDRAGVTGPDGASHHGMWDMSLLQVVPGLRIAAPRDADQLRAQLREAVAVDDAPTVVRFPRGTVSEPIPATARVGGMDVLRRDEREDVLLVGVGAMASVCLEAADLLAGRGLGCTVVDPRWVKPVDGHLPPLADRFRVAAVVEDNCVGSGVGSAVARALRDAEVDVPLRTFGLPERFLPHGKRAEVLAEAGLTPARIAAAVGGVPAARAEEPARAGQPVVTREREESTR from the coding sequence ATGGCGCTCCTGGAGAGCATCGGCGGCCCCCGCGACCTGAAGTCGCTGGCGCCGGAGCGGCTCGGCGAACTGGCCGGGGAGATCCGCGAGTTCCTCATCCACGCGGTCGCGCGCACCGGCGGGCACCTCGGGCCGAACCTGGGCGTGGTCGAGCTGACCCTCGCCCTGCACCGGGTCTTCGACTCGCCGGCCGACCGTATCCTGTGGGACACCGGCCACCAGAGTTACGTCCACAAACTCCTCACCGGGCGGCAGGACTTCTCGGGACTGCGCGGCAAGGGCGGCCTGTCCGGCTATCCGTCGCGGGCCGAGTCCGCGCACGACGTGATCGAGAACAGCCACGCCTCCACGGTCCTCGGCTGGGCCGACGGCCTGGCCAAGGCCAGCGAGCTGCGCGGCAGCGGCGACCACGTCGTCGCCGTCATCGGCGACGGCGCGCTGACCGGCGGCATGGCGTGGGAGGCGCTGAACAACATCGCCGCCGCCCGCGACCGGCCGCTCGTCATCGTCGTCAACGACAACGAACGCTCCTACTCGCCGACCATCGGCGGTCTCGCCGACCACCTGGCGACGCTGCGCACGACCGACGGCTACGAGCGCTTCCTGTCCTGGGGCAAGGACCTGCTCGACCGCACGCCGGTGGTGGGCAAGCCGCTGTACGACTCGCTGCACGGCGCGAAGAAGGGCTTCAAGGACGCCTTCGCGCCGCAGGGCATGTTCGAGGACCTGGGGCTGAAGTACGTCGGGCCCGTCGACGGGCACGACATCGCCGCCGTCGAGTCCGCGCTGCGCCGCGCCAAGCGGTTCCGCGGGCCGGTCCTCGTGCACTGCCTGACCGAGAAGGGCCGCGGCTACCAGCCCGCGCTGGACGACGAGGCCGACCACTTCCACACCGTCGGCGTCATGGACCCGTTCACCTGCGAGCCGGTCGCGCCGCCCAGCGCGCCGTCGTGGACCTCGGTCTTCTCCGACGAGCTGGTACGCATCGGGGCCGAGCGCGACGACGTGGTGGCGATCACCGCCGCCATGCTGCACCCGACCGGGCTCGCCGCGTTCGCCGCGGCGTACCCCGGGCGGACGTGGGACGTCGGCATCGCCGAGCAGCACGCCGCGGTCTCCGCCGCGGGCCTGGCCACCGGCGGGCTGCACCCCGTCGTCGCGGTCTACGCCACCTTCCTCAACCGCGCGTTCGACCAGGTGCTGATGGACGTCGCGCTGCACCGCTGCGGGGTGACCTTCGTGCTCGACCGGGCCGGCGTCACCGGGCCGGACGGCGCCTCGCACCACGGCATGTGGGACATGTCGCTCCTCCAGGTCGTCCCCGGGCTGCGGATCGCCGCGCCGCGCGACGCCGACCAGTTGCGCGCCCAACTGCGCGAGGCGGTCGCCGTCGACGACGCGCCGACCGTCGTCCGCTTCCCCCGGGGCACGGTGTCCGAGCCGATACCCGCGACCGCGCGCGTCGGCGGCATGGACGTGCTGCGCCGCGACGAGCGCGAGGACGTGCTCCTCGTCGGCGTCGGCGCCATGGCCTCCGTCTGTCTGGAGGCCGCGGACCTGCTCGCCGGGCGGGGGCTGGGCTGCACCGTCGTCGATCCGCGCTGGGTCAAGCCCGTCGACGGCCACCTGCCGCCGCTGGCGGACCGGTTCCGCGTCGCCGCCGTGGTGGAGGACAACTGCGTCGGCTCGGGCGTGGGCTCCGCCGTCGCGCGGGCGCTGCGGGACGCCGAAGTCGACGTACCCTTGCGCACGTTCGGTCTGCCGGAGAGGTTCCTGCCGCACGGCAAGCGGGCCGAGGTCCTCGCCGAGGCCGGGCTGACGCCGGCCCGGATCGCCGCCGCCGTCGGCGGGGTACCCGCTGCCCGGGCGGAGGAGCCAGCCCGGGCCGGGCAGCCGGTCGTCACGAGGGAGAGGGAAGAAAGCACCCGATGA
- the hpnH gene encoding adenosyl-hopene transferase HpnH — MAMPLRQSLKVAGYLFSQRTIKRREKFPLIVELEPLFACNLKCEGCGKIQHPAGVLKQRMPVAQAVGAVLESGAPMVSIAGGEPLMHPQIDEIVRQLVARRKYVFLCTNAMLLRKKLDKFEPSPYFAFAVHIDGLRERHDESVAKEGVFDEAVAAMKEAKKRGFRVTTNSTFFNTDTPQTVVEVLDFLNDDLQVDEMMISPAYAYEKAPDQEHFLGVEQTRELFRKAFAGGNRKRWRLNHSPLFLDFLEGKVDFPCTAWAIPNYSLFGWQRPCYLMSDGYVPTYRELIEETDWEKYGRGRDPRCANCMAHCGYEPTSILATTASLKESLRAARETVGGNRRGGVRGGGE; from the coding sequence GCAGCGGACGATCAAGCGGCGGGAGAAGTTCCCGCTGATCGTGGAGCTGGAACCACTCTTCGCCTGCAACCTCAAGTGCGAGGGCTGCGGGAAGATCCAGCACCCCGCGGGCGTCCTCAAGCAGCGCATGCCGGTCGCCCAGGCGGTCGGCGCCGTGCTGGAGTCGGGGGCGCCGATGGTCTCGATCGCGGGCGGCGAGCCGCTGATGCACCCGCAGATCGACGAGATCGTGCGCCAGCTCGTGGCCCGCAGGAAGTACGTCTTCCTGTGCACCAACGCCATGCTGCTGCGCAAGAAGCTCGACAAGTTCGAGCCCTCGCCGTACTTCGCCTTCGCCGTGCACATCGACGGTCTGCGCGAGCGGCACGACGAGTCGGTCGCCAAGGAAGGCGTCTTCGACGAGGCCGTGGCCGCGATGAAGGAGGCGAAGAAGCGCGGGTTCCGCGTCACCACGAACTCCACCTTCTTCAACACCGACACCCCGCAGACCGTCGTCGAGGTCCTCGACTTCCTCAACGACGACCTCCAGGTGGACGAGATGATGATCTCGCCCGCGTACGCCTACGAGAAGGCGCCCGACCAGGAGCACTTCCTGGGCGTCGAGCAGACCCGCGAGCTGTTCAGGAAGGCGTTCGCCGGCGGCAACCGCAAGCGCTGGCGGCTCAACCACAGCCCGCTGTTCCTCGACTTCCTGGAGGGCAAGGTCGACTTCCCGTGTACGGCCTGGGCCATCCCCAACTACTCCCTCTTCGGCTGGCAGCGGCCGTGCTACCTGATGAGCGACGGCTACGTGCCGACGTACCGGGAGCTGATCGAGGAGACCGACTGGGAGAAGTACGGCCGCGGCCGGGACCCCCGGTGCGCCAACTGCATGGCCCACTGCGGCTACGAGCCCACCTCCATCCTCGCCACCACGGCCTCGCTGAAGGAGTCGCTGCGGGCCGCGCGGGAGACCGTGGGAGGCAATCGCCGAGGCGGAGTGCGAGGGGGAGGAGAATGA